The following proteins come from a genomic window of Corynebacterium sp. P4-C1:
- the recN gene encoding DNA repair protein RecN produces the protein MLVEISIDNLGVIPHSHVEFAPGLNVLTGETGAGKTMVVTGLRLLTGGRADASKVRTGAQQAGVEGAFNADSLDDVARAAVTELLDEAGAAADENGEYLVARTVKSTGRSRAHLGGRTVPAATLSRFTGELLAIHGQNDQLRLLSPAEQLAALDSYDPKIAPLKEHYREAYTHWRKVSKDLEERVNKRRELAQEVDRLTFAVAEIDEVAPEVGEDTELVASVNRLQDVDALREAAQEAIVSIDGAGAIGEFAAEEDTASDLVGRAASALSGSSDEQLRALGGQLNDVASVLSDVSGELGMYLSELPSDPEELERLLQRQQELKNLTRKYAPDIAGVLKWRDRAQARLESIDTSAEALEKLKKEVATANKAMVSRAAKLTKARTAAAGKLAEAVTGELRGLAMPKARLTVDVGKQDYDRDGADAVELRLAPNDALEPQPLASSASGGELSRVMLALEVILSARRGGASLVFDEVDAGVGGRAAVEIGRRLARLALNNQVIVVTHLPQVAAYADNHLHVSKNVGDETVTSGVRELSGEERVDELARMLAGMDDSASGRAHAAELLDKARADVEAFRA, from the coding sequence ATGCTCGTAGAAATCTCGATCGACAACCTCGGCGTCATCCCGCATTCGCACGTCGAGTTCGCCCCCGGCCTCAACGTCCTCACCGGCGAGACAGGCGCCGGCAAGACGATGGTCGTCACTGGATTGCGCCTGCTCACCGGCGGCCGCGCCGACGCGTCTAAGGTACGCACGGGCGCGCAGCAGGCGGGAGTCGAGGGAGCGTTCAACGCAGATTCGCTTGACGACGTCGCCCGCGCCGCCGTCACAGAGCTTCTCGACGAAGCGGGAGCCGCCGCCGACGAGAACGGCGAGTACCTCGTGGCCCGCACCGTGAAATCAACTGGCCGCTCCCGCGCGCACCTCGGCGGCCGCACAGTGCCCGCCGCGACTCTGAGCCGGTTCACCGGGGAACTGCTCGCCATTCACGGGCAGAACGACCAACTGCGCCTGCTGTCGCCGGCGGAACAGCTGGCTGCCTTGGATTCCTATGACCCGAAGATCGCGCCGCTGAAGGAGCACTACCGGGAGGCCTACACGCACTGGCGGAAGGTGAGCAAGGACCTCGAAGAGCGCGTGAACAAGCGCCGCGAGCTCGCCCAGGAAGTTGACCGCCTCACTTTTGCCGTGGCGGAGATCGACGAGGTCGCGCCTGAGGTCGGCGAGGACACCGAGCTGGTCGCGTCGGTCAACCGCCTGCAGGACGTTGACGCGCTGCGGGAAGCGGCCCAGGAAGCGATCGTCTCGATCGACGGGGCGGGCGCAATCGGCGAGTTCGCCGCTGAAGAGGACACCGCCTCCGACCTCGTCGGCCGCGCCGCTAGCGCGCTGAGCGGATCCAGCGACGAGCAGCTCCGCGCACTCGGAGGGCAGTTGAACGATGTCGCCTCAGTGCTGTCGGACGTGTCGGGGGAGCTGGGAATGTACCTGTCGGAGCTGCCTAGCGACCCGGAGGAACTCGAGCGCCTCTTGCAACGCCAACAGGAACTCAAAAACCTGACGCGCAAATATGCCCCGGATATCGCCGGTGTGCTGAAGTGGCGGGATAGAGCACAGGCGCGCCTGGAATCGATCGACACCTCGGCCGAAGCACTGGAAAAGCTGAAGAAGGAAGTAGCCACTGCCAACAAAGCGATGGTGTCCCGCGCGGCGAAGCTCACCAAGGCGCGCACGGCCGCAGCGGGAAAGCTCGCCGAGGCGGTCACAGGGGAGTTGCGCGGCTTGGCGATGCCGAAGGCGCGGCTGACGGTGGACGTCGGCAAGCAGGACTACGACCGCGACGGGGCTGATGCCGTCGAGCTGCGCCTCGCCCCGAACGACGCCCTGGAACCGCAACCACTGGCGTCGAGCGCTTCCGGCGGCGAACTCTCCCGCGTCATGCTCGCCCTCGAGGTAATTCTCTCTGCCCGGCGCGGCGGTGCCTCCCTGGTCTTCGACGAGGTCGATGCCGGTGTCGGCGGGCGCGCTGCCGTGGAGATCGGCCGGCGGCTCGCGCGCTTGGCGCTGAACAACCAAGTCATTGTGGTCACGCACCTGCCGCAGGTCGCCGCGTACGCCGATAACCACCTGCACGTGTCCAAGAACGTTGGGGACGAGACCGTCACGTCCGGTGTCCGTGAACTGTCCGGCGAGGAGCGCGTCGACGAACTAGCGCGCATGCTGGCGGGTATGGACGATTCCGCGTCCGGGCGCGCGCACGCGGCGGAGCTGCTCGACAAGGCCCGCGCCGACGTCGAGGCTTTCCGCGCTTAA